The Horticoccus luteus DNA window TCCGGATCGGCCAGCGCGCCCGCGACCCCCAACGGCGTCAACGACGGCCCCATCCCGCGGATCAAGAGCTTGCGGGGCACATTCCCGCTCACCACGAACCCGGCGATCAACACGTCGGCGCCCGTGCCCACCTGCGCCCGGGCGGAGACATTTACCAAAGCACCCCCGACGCCGGCGCCCGCGTCGTAAATTTCCGCCAACGCGATTCCCGTCGCGCCCGCCGCGCCCGAGACCTGCGCCGTGCGCGGCCCTTCCACCTCCGCCACCAACGCCGCATCCTGGCTGGTCACCTCGAGCGAAAACGCCCCCAGCCGCGCGAACAAATCGGCCGAGGCGTTCCCCTGCGACCAGTTGTCGTTTTCCATGAGCAATCCGCCGCTGCCATACAACTCGAGCCGCGGATCCGCGAGCACGCCCGGCACCCCAAACGAACCCAACGTCGGACCGATCGCCCGCACGAGAATCGATTGCGCTTCCCCTTGCACGACGAACCCCGCAATCAAGATCTGGTCGCCGCTCCCCGCCGTCGTGCGCACCGATAGATTCGTCAATGGCCCCGGATTGTCGTTCTCCGCCTGGAACACCCCGCGCACCAACGGCTTCACCCCGCGCGCCACTTCGATCGCGTTACCCACCCCCACGAGATCCATCAGCCCGTCGCCGTCCACATCCGCGGGCGCTAGAAACGTCACGTTGCCCAGCGCCACCGCGTCCGAAGCATCCACAAACGTCGCCCCGCCTCGGTTCAGCAACAACGTCCGCGAAAAGGCCTGTCCCGAGCTCGACGGCGCGCCCTGCAACACCAGATCCGGCCGTCCGTCGCCGTCCATGTCCGCCACCCGGACCCACTCCACCCACGTGTCGCTCGGACCGAACGTCAGATTCAGCCGCGCCGTCGCGTCGTAGAATGTCCCGTCACCACGATTCAACAACAACTGCACGCCCGGCACGCCATAGCCGAAGATCGTGCGCCCATCCGCCAACGCCAGCTCCCCACCGGTCGTGGACAGCACCAGGTCCGGCGCGCCATCCGCATTGAAGTCCCCGCTCGTGATCGCGACCGTCACCGCCTTTTCGCTGAAAAGTTTCGGCGGCAACGTGAAGCGCGCATCGCGGGCGAAATGTCCCGTGCCATCGTTTATCAACAGCTCGTTGACCGGCGACGTGTTCTCTCCGCCTAACACCAGATCCGGAAAGCCGTCCCCATTCACATCCACCAGCAACGACGCCGTGTAGGCCAGCCCCGCCGTTCGCGCCGCGATGTCCGCCGGCAGACGATCCGTCGCCTCCGTGAAAAATCCGTCGCCGTTGTTCAGATAGAAACGCGGACCGCTATCGCCGCCGTTGACGTTCGCCACGTAGATGTCGAGGTCGCCATCGCCGTCGATGTCCGCGACCGCCAGATTATGCGTGAAACTATTGTGCGGCGGCAGCCGCGTCGCGCTCTCGTCCACCAGTTTTCCGTCGGCCGATTGGATGAGCAATTTCATCTGCTCGCCGGGAAACGGCATCGTGTCCGTGCCGTGGCCGCCGATGAGCAAGTCCATGCGGCCATCGGCGTTGAAGTCGGCGGCGATGCGATGCCGCGGATGCACCATCGTCACGTTGCCCAACACCGCGTCGGTCACATCCGTGAACACGCCGTGATCGTTGCGAAACGCGCGCAGCCGCTCCCGCGTTTCCGGCACGGTCGGCGGCACATGAATATGTGTCGTCACCAGATCGAGATCCCCGTCGCTGTCGAAATCGATCAGGATGCCGTCGTCGACATCGGCGAGCACCCCGCCGGCCGGCACCGTGCTCGTCACCGTAAAAAATTGCCCCGCCTCCAGCACGACGGTGCGCACCGTCGCCAGCGCGCCCGCCGGCGCGGTCAACGCCCGGTCCGCGCCACTCACATCGCGCGCCACCGCGCCCGCGCCGTCATCGAGCGGCCAGGCCGCCACCAACCCCGTCGTCTCCGCCGGCAGCGCCCGGCCCGCGTCGGCGGCGATCTGCTCCGGCGTCCGCACCACGTTCCAGAAACGCGCCTGCCGCGCATAGCCCGGAAAGGGCGGATAATTCATCGTGCCATCCGCCAAAAACGCACTGCCGACGCCCAGCGCCACCGCCGTCGCGGCGCCCGGTGTGCCCGCGCTCGGCCCTGTGGCCACCGCCACGCCGTTCACCA harbors:
- a CDS encoding FG-GAP-like repeat-containing protein; the encoded protein is MAIQRGGQSRWRGMWAALLAGCGLAQAEAQPVPPAQATVVNIGASPLKAPTTTAFIAGPTFTMETWIYPTANTPYAWIMGKGLPNAGIDPYISFALFLDASGTKASFAASTGAAGSYREITAPTALPLRAWTHVAAVLDGATMRLLVNGVAVATGPSAGTPGAATAVALGVGSAFLADGTMNYPPFPGYARQARFWNVVRTPEQIAADAGRALPAETTGLVAAWPLDDGAGAVARDVSGADRALTAPAGALATVRTVVLEAGQFFTVTSTVPAGGVLADVDDGILIDFDSDGDLDLVTTHIHVPPTVPETRERLRAFRNDHGVFTDVTDAVLGNVTMVHPRHRIAADFNADGRMDLLIGGHGTDTMPFPGEQMKLLIQSADGKLVDESATRLPPHNSFTHNLAVADIDGDGDLDIYVANVNGGDSGPRFYLNNGDGFFTEATDRLPADIAARTAGLAYTASLLVDVNGDGFPDLVLGGENTSPVNELLINDGTGHFARDARFTLPPKLFSEKAVTVAITSGDFNADGAPDLVLSTTGGELALADGRTIFGYGVPGVQLLLNRGDGTFYDATARLNLTFGPSDTWVEWVRVADMDGDGRPDLVLQGAPSSSGQAFSRTLLLNRGGATFVDASDAVALGNVTFLAPADVDGDGLMDLVGVGNAIEVARGVKPLVRGVFQAENDNPGPLTNLSVRTTAGSGDQILIAGFVVQGEAQSILVRAIGPTLGSFGVPGVLADPRLELYGSGGLLMENDNWSQGNASADLFARLGAFSLEVTSQDAALVAEVEGPRTAQVSGAAGATGIALAEIYDAGAGVGGALVNVSARAQVGTGADVLIAGFVVSGNVPRKLLIRGMGPSLTPLGVAGALADPELAVRAVNGADAALVAVNDNWKGATVVRSAAQATGAFGFASDTSADAAIAIELPPGVYTATVSGRQQTTGVALVEIYAVP